The genomic region GAATGGGGCAGGGGATGTGGAGGGGATGAGTAACCACAAGGGGCCTTACTCGCTACCTGTTGATACCGTGATAGGTAGAGCCCAGATCGGGTGCAATGCCCTTTTGAGTGTCATGTTCTAAGAGCTTTTGCTGCGGGTGTGGCTGTTATTTATGGCGACCACACTTATCCATTAGATGGTCTCCCCTTGCTGAATTTCTTTCTGTCCTTTTAAATGCTTTAAACTAGTAGGACTCTTTTACGCCATCACCGCTGTTGTGTTTGATCTTTTTGAGTGATCTTCAGCTTAGAAGGTGTGACTCTCCGCTCTCATCACGTAGGTATTTCTCCATGTCTGCCCTAGGTGAAAGGCTTTTATGGGGGAGGCTCTCTATCTGTTGAGAGAGGGGAGCTCAGATACCCGTGCTTTTAGGGCAGGGCTCGGCCTTGCCTTGCTTCATGCGCAAGGCTGGGCCGGTCGGATCTCGGACGACATGGAACGGGCGCATGACCGGTTTAAGTCAGGGTGAAGCATGTTGATTACTGGTAACCCAGTTTTTGTGCTAGCCCTTTGGTCAGGTCTAAAATTTCCTGGCCTTGAGCTTCTGTCATATGGTTTTTCCAATCCCCAGCAATGCCTTTACGGGCATCCGATGTCTTGGATTCATCACCAGGGTTGCGGCCTGTCACATTTTTAAACAGATTTTTCTGCACGACCTCTTCCACCAACCCGATATCACTGTTTACCGTTAAAAAATTAAACAGATCCGTGACAATCTCATTGGGTTGGAGCAGCAGCTGTTCATAATGAATACGAAACGCGTTGTTTGGCATGCGCTGTTCAAAAGCATAGGCTTTTTCAATGGCGTGCATCCAGGATATCTCAGTAGCAAAACGGCTAAATGCCATCATGTCCTTATCAAAACCCTGTTCGATAAAACTGGCATTTTGTTCCCGTACGTTCTGGTGCCAGCCTGAAACTGCAGCATCTCTAGGATCCCGAACAATATAAATAAATCGGCTACTAGGAAACACAGCAGAACAGAGTTCCACGGTCAGGCTGTTCTCGGTAGATTTATCCCCGACCCAAAGAATGCCCGGCTCATTCTGCCAGTAACGCTCTAAAATACGTTCACAAGCTACGGAGAACAGGGCCAGCCGATCTGTGTTGTTTAAGGAGAACTCTGGGCCGACATTCTGGTGGGCATCGTGGAGTTTTCGTACTTCATCAAG from Magnetococcus sp. PR-3 harbors:
- a CDS encoding sulfotransferase family protein; this translates as MDPMSQAPNRPNYLFVGGAAKSGTTWLQKIINSHPQMICKGEGKFLFLFLGLDEVRKLHDAHQNVGPEFSLNNTDRLALFSVACERILERYWQNEPGILWVGDKSTENSLTVELCSAVFPSSRFIYIVRDPRDAAVSGWHQNVREQNASFIEQGFDKDMMAFSRFATEISWMHAIEKAYAFEQRMPNNAFRIHYEQLLLQPNEIVTDLFNFLTVNSDIGLVEEVVQKNLFKNVTGRNPGDESKTSDARKGIAGDWKNHMTEAQGQEILDLTKGLAQKLGYQ